One Ignavibacterium album JCM 16511 genomic region harbors:
- a CDS encoding GNAT family N-acetyltransferase, whose protein sequence is MLIKFLKDEYLIRNFKLDDIEALVRYANNYNIFRWVKDNFPYPYSIKDAEQWITVSRNTNDGLNYAIANQNELIGGIGVKFKEDVYRYSWELGYWLGEPFWGKGIVTEAVKVFTKYLFNHYNIRSITANVYEGNKASMRVLTKAGFKLDGVIRKAVFKEKLFWDLYVYSLLREEVK, encoded by the coding sequence ATGTTAATAAAATTTTTGAAAGATGAATATTTAATTCGTAACTTTAAATTAGATGATATTGAAGCTCTCGTCAGATATGCAAACAATTATAATATCTTTCGCTGGGTTAAAGATAACTTCCCTTATCCATATTCAATTAAAGATGCTGAACAATGGATAACTGTATCACGAAATACCAACGATGGGCTCAATTATGCAATTGCAAATCAGAATGAATTGATTGGCGGAATTGGAGTAAAATTTAAAGAAGATGTTTACCGATATTCCTGGGAACTTGGTTATTGGCTTGGAGAACCATTCTGGGGAAAAGGTATTGTAACAGAAGCTGTCAAAGTTTTTACCAAATATTTATTCAATCACTACAATATCAGATCAATTACTGCTAATGTTTATGAAGGCAATAAAGCTTCAATGAGAGTTTTAACAAAAGCCGGATTCAAACTTGATGGTGTGATAAGAAAAGCTGTATTTAAAGAAAAATTATTTTGGGACTTGTATGTTTATTCATTGTTAAGAGAAGAAGTAAAGTAA
- a CDS encoding TetR/AcrR family transcriptional regulator, with protein sequence MKNNDRKMQIIKAADKRFARHGFHKTNMDEIARDIRIGKPTLYYYFESKDALYIEVIKWEFENYLEMVNQIFSNDDNSINKRFEEYFIRKDAVRNDFKLIFEIIVQFISDRTTEAETELLKEYLLKEEELIKKVLIYFYKDKIKAVSKSLPYSVVMLSWMFTVGKKMSSQLSNEKEFLSIENIQQITESLLS encoded by the coding sequence ATGAAAAATAACGATCGTAAAATGCAGATTATCAAAGCTGCGGATAAGAGATTTGCCCGTCACGGTTTCCACAAAACAAATATGGATGAGATTGCAAGAGATATCAGAATCGGTAAACCTACTCTTTATTACTACTTTGAATCAAAGGATGCTTTATACATCGAAGTTATAAAATGGGAATTCGAGAATTATCTTGAAATGGTTAACCAGATTTTTTCGAATGATGATAATTCAATTAATAAAAGATTTGAAGAATATTTCATCCGTAAAGATGCGGTTAGAAATGACTTTAAATTAATTTTCGAAATAATTGTACAGTTCATTTCAGACAGAACTACAGAAGCTGAAACCGAATTGCTCAAAGAGTACCTTTTAAAGGAAGAAGAACTAATTAAAAAAGTTCTGATTTATTTCTACAAGGATAAAATTAAAGCTGTAAGCAAATCACTACCATATTCAGTTGTGATGTTAAGCTGGATGTTTACGGTGGGTAAAAAAATGAGTTCGCAATTAAGTAATGAGAAAGAATTTTTAAGTATTGAAAATATTCAACAAATAACTGAGTCTTTACTAAGCTAA
- a CDS encoding M15 family metallopeptidase, with protein sequence MKFLVTLFILSTIHLFAQIEEEVIIDSDMTFEESIAGINIPETIRRNLVLIDVQYYSFDEKLHQGQLVVHKSVEGDLKEIFEIIKEIKFPIHKAVPIVKYGWNDDVSMSVNNTSAFNYRRFRDAGIVSYHAKGLAIDINPLQNPQIKRGKTIPEGSTYDKSKPGTLTEASQIVKEFRKRGWMWGGFWRSSKDFQHFEKRTN encoded by the coding sequence ATGAAATTTTTAGTAACGCTTTTTATCTTATCAACCATACATCTTTTTGCTCAGATTGAAGAAGAGGTAATTATTGATTCAGATATGACTTTTGAAGAATCTATAGCCGGAATAAATATTCCCGAAACAATAAGAAGAAATCTGGTACTGATTGATGTTCAGTATTATTCGTTCGATGAAAAATTGCATCAGGGTCAACTGGTTGTTCATAAATCTGTTGAAGGAGATTTAAAGGAAATTTTTGAAATTATTAAAGAAATAAAATTTCCAATACACAAAGCTGTTCCAATTGTAAAGTATGGATGGAATGATGATGTTTCAATGAGTGTGAATAATACTTCGGCATTTAATTACAGAAGATTCAGAGATGCAGGCATTGTTTCTTATCATGCAAAAGGCTTGGCGATTGATATTAATCCACTTCAGAATCCTCAAATCAAAAGAGGGAAAACAATTCCTGAAGGTTCAACATATGATAAATCAAAACCTGGAACATTGACCGAAGCTTCACAGATTGTCAAAGAATTCCGAAAACGCGGTTGGATGTGGGGTGGTTTCTGGCGCTCCTCAAAAGACTTTCAGCATTTCGAAAAAAGAACTAACTAA
- a CDS encoding low molecular weight protein-tyrosine-phosphatase: MKKILFVCMGNICRSPAAEGVMKSLVNQNGLKDKVFIDSAGTIEYHAGELPDLRMIEAAAERGYELNHKARQITKSDLENFDYIITMDDHIHKSVKHLDSQKKFQNKIYKMTDFLTEMKADEIPDPYYGDKSDFEYSLDLIEDAAKGLLKHIQNQL, encoded by the coding sequence ATGAAAAAAATTTTGTTTGTTTGTATGGGAAATATCTGCCGCTCTCCTGCCGCTGAAGGAGTAATGAAATCGCTTGTAAATCAGAATGGTCTGAAAGATAAAGTTTTTATTGACTCAGCAGGAACAATTGAATATCACGCCGGTGAACTTCCCGACTTAAGAATGATTGAAGCAGCCGCAGAAAGAGGTTATGAATTAAATCATAAAGCCCGACAGATTACAAAATCTGATTTAGAAAATTTTGATTATATAATTACAATGGATGATCATATTCACAAGTCAGTTAAACATCTTGACTCACAAAAAAAATTTCAGAATAAAATATATAAAATGACTGACTTTCTCACAGAAATGAAAGCTGATGAAATTCCTGATCCTTATTACGGAGATAAAAGTGATTTTGAGTATTCATTGGATTTAATCGAAGATGCTGCAAAAGGTTTATTAAAGCATATTCAAAATCAATTATGA
- the kdsA gene encoding 3-deoxy-8-phosphooctulonate synthase yields MAVQVKNIKIGDNLPFVLIAGPCVVESEELIFFTARKISEIAERQNIPFIFKSSFKKANRTNLNSFSGLGDGIAISILKKVRDELNLPVLTDIHTEEDIEKVIDSVDVIQIPAFLCRQTELLVAAGNSCLTVNIKKGQFLAPEDMKHAADKVASTGNDKILLTERGTTFGYHNLVVDMRSLVIMRELGYPVVMDATHSVQLPSKDNVSGGQPKFIKPLARAAAAVGIDALFLEVHPEPSKALSDAASQLPLSELEELLIEIKAIDSVIKSVSKQS; encoded by the coding sequence ATGGCAGTTCAAGTAAAAAATATTAAAATCGGAGATAATCTTCCGTTCGTTCTGATTGCAGGACCTTGTGTAGTTGAAAGCGAAGAGTTGATTTTCTTTACAGCCAGGAAAATTTCTGAGATTGCTGAAAGACAAAATATTCCATTCATATTCAAATCAAGTTTTAAAAAAGCAAACAGAACTAATCTAAATTCATTTTCCGGACTTGGAGATGGGATAGCGATTTCTATTCTGAAAAAAGTTCGTGATGAGCTTAATTTACCTGTGCTTACTGACATCCACACTGAAGAAGATATTGAAAAAGTTATTGACTCTGTAGATGTTATTCAGATACCTGCATTTCTTTGCCGACAAACAGAATTGCTCGTCGCAGCAGGTAATTCATGTTTGACAGTTAATATTAAAAAAGGACAGTTTCTTGCTCCTGAAGATATGAAGCATGCTGCTGACAAAGTGGCGTCAACAGGAAATGATAAAATTTTGCTCACTGAAAGAGGAACAACTTTCGGTTATCATAATTTAGTTGTTGATATGCGTTCACTGGTGATAATGCGGGAATTAGGTTATCCTGTTGTTATGGATGCAACTCACTCTGTTCAACTTCCCAGTAAAGATAATGTCAGTGGTGGTCAGCCAAAGTTTATTAAACCACTTGCAAGAGCCGCTGCAGCAGTTGGCATTGATGCACTGTTTCTTGAAGTTCATCCTGAACCTTCAAAAGCATTAAGTGATGCTGCAAGTCAATTACCTCTTTCGGAACTTGAAGAGCTTCTGATCGAAATAAAAGCAATTGACTCAGTTATCAAATCAGTGAGTAAACAGAGTTGA
- a CDS encoding fructosamine kinase family protein, which yields MKNEIIKYIEIELDCKIVSSKNVGGGCINDAQTIITSDDRKYFLKLNYHSAKDMFFKEANGLKELKKAAAIRVPEVILVDSNFILLEQINSGRKSKTFDEDFGRSFAKMHQFTSEHFGFYEDNYIGSTPQKNIPEPDEKNNWIKFYFNKRILFQYKLLEKNGYADSSIKRRISLLEDKIETILQGSENIPSLLHGDLWSGNYLIDENGNACLIDPAVYYGNREADLAMTKLFGGFSSAFYKAYNDFFPLPDGYEYRENIYKLYHVMNHLNLFGSGYYHQTISLMDFYL from the coding sequence ATGAAAAATGAAATAATTAAATACATCGAGATAGAACTCGATTGTAAAATTGTATCATCAAAGAATGTTGGTGGTGGTTGCATAAACGATGCACAAACAATAATAACTTCAGACGACAGAAAATATTTTTTAAAGTTGAATTATCATTCAGCAAAAGATATGTTTTTCAAAGAAGCAAATGGATTGAAAGAACTTAAAAAAGCCGCTGCAATAAGAGTTCCTGAAGTAATTTTAGTTGATTCAAATTTTATATTGCTTGAACAAATTAACTCAGGAAGAAAATCAAAAACATTTGACGAAGATTTCGGAAGGTCATTTGCAAAGATGCATCAATTCACTTCAGAACATTTTGGTTTTTATGAGGATAATTATATCGGTTCAACACCTCAAAAAAATATTCCTGAACCTGATGAAAAAAATAACTGGATAAAATTTTATTTCAACAAACGCATTTTGTTTCAATACAAATTACTCGAAAAAAATGGTTATGCAGACTCATCAATAAAAAGAAGAATTTCTTTACTTGAAGATAAGATTGAAACTATTCTTCAAGGTTCGGAAAATATACCTTCCCTTTTGCACGGTGATTTATGGTCAGGTAATTATTTGATTGATGAAAACGGGAATGCATGCCTTATTGATCCTGCAGTTTATTATGGCAATAGAGAAGCTGATCTTGCAATGACTAAATTATTTGGCGGTTTCAGTTCTGCATTTTATAAAGCATACAATGATTTTTTCCCATTGCCAGATGGATATGAATATCGTGAGAACATTTATAAACTTTACCATGTGATGAATCACCTAAATCTTTTTGGCAGTGGATATTATCATCAGACAATTTCTCTTATGGACTTTTATTTATGA
- the lptC gene encoding LPS export ABC transporter periplasmic protein LptC, with protein sequence MRRILLSIFLILTACSGERVKPPIDRSFQDKDIPAQESWNAVVTFSDSGKIRAILYAGHIRMYPEKNETLLDSSIKLDFYDINERKTTTLTSKRGRVDDLTNDLFAIDSVVALSDSVTITTDEMMWRNKDRKIVSDKFVTILSPKEKIQGYGFESDQNLKNYVIYNITYITRRDTL encoded by the coding sequence ATGAGGCGCATTCTACTTTCAATTTTTTTGATCTTAACAGCTTGCTCAGGCGAGCGGGTTAAACCACCAATAGACAGATCATTTCAGGATAAAGATATTCCTGCACAGGAAAGCTGGAACGCAGTTGTAACATTTTCTGATTCAGGGAAAATTCGTGCAATACTTTATGCCGGACATATCAGAATGTATCCTGAGAAAAACGAAACTCTACTTGATAGTAGTATCAAATTAGATTTTTATGATATTAACGAAAGAAAGACAACAACTCTTACATCCAAACGAGGTAGAGTTGATGACCTTACAAATGATCTTTTTGCAATTGATAGTGTAGTAGCTTTAAGTGACAGCGTTACAATTACAACAGATGAAATGATGTGGCGAAATAAAGATAGAAAAATTGTTTCTGATAAATTTGTAACAATCCTTTCTCCGAAAGAAAAAATTCAGGGTTATGGATTTGAGTCTGATCAGAATCTGAAAAATTATGTTATATATAATATCACTTACATCACCAGACGGGATACTTTGTGA
- a CDS encoding OstA-like protein, whose translation MIKKFLIMIFTYSLISFAQEKEMITVIGDSLVGKVVNGESIREVSGNVILTQGNVKITCRKAIQYLSRNDAELIGDVVATQDTLTIKTERGFYFGNLRKTSSNSGVTLEDKKVVLTAMQGEYFFDENRAVFQTNVKLYDTASTLTSQKLIYLRNEDRAIATIDVKIIDSVNTIFADTVDHFRKKQITIASGNVVIKNNSNNSLVFGEHLEDYRESKYTIIDKLPMLVQVDTSKSTDSLGFETVRLDTLFIQCKVMEVFREPEQKFIATDSVRIIRDLFASKNDLTVYLKDEEKIITQKISDEHNQPVLWYDNSQLTGDSITIYIEDKKIRQLDVDGNAFMVSQHKNYLNRFDQSSASGIKMFFNDNKIQRAEFFGNVYSIYYLYEEEQPNGLMKANSLDAVILFEDNEVSEVKLYGNPGSEYYPEQQVAGNERSFQLPKFIFIENRPDKQKMYEQINRIKWQLH comes from the coding sequence GTGATTAAAAAATTTCTAATAATGATTTTCACTTATTCTCTCATTTCTTTTGCTCAGGAAAAAGAAATGATTACAGTTATTGGTGATAGTCTTGTTGGAAAAGTTGTAAACGGTGAGTCAATTCGTGAAGTGAGTGGAAATGTTATTTTAACTCAAGGCAATGTTAAAATAACCTGTCGGAAAGCCATCCAATATCTTTCAAGAAATGATGCTGAACTTATTGGTGATGTGGTTGCAACGCAGGATACTCTAACCATCAAAACCGAAAGAGGATTTTATTTCGGGAATTTAAGAAAAACTTCTAGCAATTCAGGTGTAACACTTGAAGATAAAAAAGTTGTGCTTACTGCAATGCAGGGCGAATATTTTTTTGATGAAAACAGAGCAGTATTTCAAACGAATGTTAAACTTTATGATACAGCTTCCACACTGACTTCACAAAAACTTATTTATTTACGAAATGAAGACCGGGCTATTGCAACGATTGATGTAAAGATTATTGATTCTGTTAATACCATTTTTGCTGACACGGTTGATCATTTCAGGAAAAAACAAATTACAATTGCTTCGGGTAATGTTGTAATAAAAAATAATTCAAATAATTCTTTGGTCTTTGGTGAACATCTTGAGGATTATCGTGAGAGCAAGTACACAATAATTGATAAACTTCCGATGCTTGTTCAGGTTGATACAAGCAAATCAACAGATTCACTTGGTTTTGAAACGGTAAGACTTGATACTTTATTCATTCAGTGTAAAGTAATGGAAGTCTTTCGTGAACCAGAACAGAAATTCATTGCTACAGATTCAGTAAGAATTATCCGTGATTTATTCGCATCAAAAAATGATCTTACAGTTTATCTGAAAGATGAAGAAAAAATTATAACTCAAAAAATCAGTGATGAACATAATCAACCTGTTTTATGGTATGATAATTCCCAACTAACAGGTGATTCTATTACGATTTATATTGAAGATAAAAAAATCCGTCAGCTTGATGTAGATGGTAATGCTTTTATGGTATCACAGCATAAAAATTATTTAAACCGATTTGATCAGTCTTCCGCCTCTGGTATCAAGATGTTCTTTAATGATAATAAAATTCAGAGAGCAGAGTTTTTCGGCAATGTATATTCTATTTATTATCTTTACGAAGAAGAACAACCGAATGGTTTGATGAAAGCAAATTCATTAGATGCAGTAATTTTATTTGAAGATAATGAAGTGAGTGAAGTTAAACTTTATGGAAATCCCGGAAGTGAATATTATCCGGAACAGCAGGTTGCAGGAAATGAAAGATCTTTTCAACTTCCAAAATTTATTTTTATTGAGAATCGACCTGACAAACAAAAAATGTATGAGCAAATCAACAGGATAAAATGGCAACTACATTAA
- a CDS encoding secondary thiamine-phosphate synthase enzyme YjbQ: MIFIQKEITLKSRSKGIYLITSEIISEIPEIKNIRVGIANIFLKHTSASLSINENASPDVRSDMENFLDKLVPNEKYFLHNYEGEDDMPAHIKTSLLGNSLTIPITDGRLNLGIWQGIYLCEYRIHSHKRKLVITLIGTE; the protein is encoded by the coding sequence ATGATTTTCATTCAAAAGGAAATAACACTTAAAAGTCGCTCAAAAGGAATTTATCTGATTACCTCGGAAATCATTTCAGAAATTCCTGAAATAAAAAATATTCGTGTTGGAATAGCCAACATTTTTCTAAAACATACATCGGCTTCACTTTCAATTAATGAAAATGCCAGTCCTGATGTAAGAAGCGATATGGAAAACTTTCTCGATAAACTTGTTCCGAATGAAAAATATTTCCTGCATAATTATGAAGGTGAAGATGATATGCCCGCTCATATCAAAACTTCTCTTCTTGGAAACTCACTAACTATTCCCATTACTGACGGAAGATTAAATCTTGGCATTTGGCAAGGAATTTATTTGTGTGAATATAGGATTCATTCGCACAAAAGAAAATTAGTTATAACTTTAATCGGAACTGAATAA
- the lptB gene encoding LPS export ABC transporter ATP-binding protein, which yields MATTLRSENLVKVYKKRTVVNKASVKVSKGEIVGLLGPNGAGKTTTFYMITGMIKPESGKVFLDDIEITKIPMYKRARLGIGYLPQEASIFRRLTVEENLLAVLEMTNLSSKEQKEKCEKLLEELSITHIRKSMGFQLSGGERRRTEIARALATDPSFILLDEPFAGVDPIAVEDIMNIVANLKNRGIGVLITDHNVHETLSIVDNAYILINGVIFKQGNALDLANDEEVRKLYLGEKFKLDRYF from the coding sequence ATGGCAACTACATTAAGAAGCGAAAATCTGGTAAAGGTTTATAAGAAAAGAACAGTTGTTAATAAAGCTTCTGTTAAAGTATCCAAAGGTGAAATTGTTGGATTACTCGGTCCGAATGGAGCAGGGAAGACAACCACATTTTATATGATAACTGGAATGATAAAACCTGAGTCAGGTAAAGTTTTTCTTGATGATATAGAAATTACAAAAATTCCTATGTACAAAAGAGCGCGACTTGGCATCGGATATTTACCACAGGAAGCATCAATTTTCAGAAGACTGACTGTTGAAGAAAATCTGTTGGCTGTTCTTGAAATGACGAATCTTTCATCAAAAGAACAGAAAGAAAAATGCGAAAAACTTCTTGAGGAATTATCTATCACACACATCCGGAAAAGTATGGGATTTCAATTAAGTGGTGGTGAAAGAAGAAGAACAGAAATAGCACGTGCACTTGCTACTGATCCTAGTTTTATTTTACTCGATGAACCTTTTGCCGGAGTCGATCCTATTGCGGTTGAAGACATTATGAACATCGTTGCGAATCTTAAGAACAGAGGCATCGGAGTTTTAATTACTGATCACAATGTTCACGAAACATTAAGTATTGTTGATAACGCTTATATTCTTATCAATGGAGTTATCTTCAAGCAGGGGAATGCACTCGATTTAGCAAATGATGAAGAAGTAAGGAAATTGTATCTTGGTGAGAAGTTTAAACTTGATAGATACTTTTAA
- a CDS encoding alpha/beta hydrolase-fold protein, giving the protein MRKITLTILVSISFSLITFAQIKLTINVYADSLKENERLFIAGNHTQLGEWIPNRIFLERIDSVLWTKTFLFNKNEFLEFKFTKGDWCKEALADDKSVPANYKLTVVNDTVLTFRIHYWKDENKINIPDTITGKYTHIKNFDAKEIQDRDVIVWLPPDYDSSDSKRYPVLYMHDGQNVFNPATSTLGFDWRIDEIADSLISIGDVSSFIVVAIYNTGRRFFEYSNTDEGEKYMRFIVNELKPYIDKNFNTLSDRENTFVGGSSMGGLISFMLGWEYPEVFSRMICISPAFKIRDVDYVSVVKNYSGANKSLKIYIDNGGVGLEAELQPGIDEMLKVLNDLGYKLNEDIMWIKDNEAEHNEIAWSKRAPKFIKFLFDKN; this is encoded by the coding sequence ATGCGAAAAATAACATTAACAATACTAGTATCAATCTCATTTTCATTAATAACATTCGCTCAGATTAAATTAACAATTAATGTTTATGCGGATTCATTAAAAGAAAATGAAAGGTTGTTTATTGCTGGAAATCATACTCAGCTTGGAGAGTGGATTCCGAACAGAATTTTCCTCGAACGAATTGATTCAGTGCTTTGGACGAAAACTTTTTTATTCAACAAAAATGAATTTCTTGAATTCAAGTTTACAAAAGGAGATTGGTGTAAGGAAGCACTCGCGGATGATAAATCTGTTCCTGCAAACTATAAACTTACTGTAGTAAATGATACAGTTTTAACTTTCAGAATTCATTATTGGAAAGATGAAAATAAAATAAATATTCCTGATACAATTACAGGTAAATACACTCATATAAAAAATTTTGATGCTAAAGAAATTCAGGACAGAGATGTAATTGTCTGGTTGCCGCCTGATTATGATTCCTCTGACAGCAAAAGGTATCCTGTGCTTTATATGCACGATGGTCAGAATGTTTTTAATCCGGCAACATCAACGCTTGGGTTTGATTGGAGGATTGATGAAATAGCTGATAGTCTTATTTCAATTGGTGATGTTTCTTCTTTTATTGTTGTTGCAATTTATAATACCGGCAGAAGATTTTTTGAATATTCAAACACCGACGAGGGAGAAAAATATATGCGATTCATTGTTAATGAACTTAAGCCATACATTGACAAAAATTTTAATACTCTTTCTGACAGAGAAAATACATTTGTTGGCGGTTCTTCAATGGGTGGATTAATTTCGTTTATGCTCGGCTGGGAATATCCTGAAGTATTTTCAAGAATGATTTGTATTTCACCGGCATTCAAAATCCGGGATGTTGATTATGTAAGTGTTGTGAAGAATTATTCCGGCGCTAATAAATCTTTGAAGATTTACATTGATAACGGAGGTGTTGGTTTGGAAGCTGAATTACAACCGGGAATAGACGAAATGTTAAAAGTGTTAAATGATTTGGGATATAAATTAAATGAAGACATAATGTGGATAAAAGATAATGAAGCCGAGCATAATGAGATCGCTTGGTCTAAGCGTGCACCAAAGTTTATAAAATTTTTATTTGATAAAAATTAG
- a CDS encoding KpsF/GutQ family sugar-phosphate isomerase, with the protein MNSQEIIFRGKEVIRIEAEAVANLIHGIDEQFVKAVETMYQCKGRIVLTGMGKSGLIARKIVATLNSTGTASIYLHPTDALHGDLGMVRGEDVVILISKSGESEEIINLIPMFKRLGVKLIAMCGNRNSKLARECDIFINIAVKEEACPYDLAPTASTTATLAMGDALSVALLHKRNFTQEDFAMLHPGGSLGKRLSLKIKEIMVTGERVPKVNENTSLKDVIIEITSKRLGTTSVVNENGILTGIITDGDLRRLLEKTMDIKDLKAIDVMTRNPKVIKQDYLASFALQQMENYKITSLIVIDDSNKPIGIVHLHDLINLGLQAR; encoded by the coding sequence TTGAACTCACAAGAAATTATTTTTCGTGGTAAAGAAGTAATAAGAATAGAAGCAGAAGCGGTTGCAAATCTTATCCATGGTATTGATGAACAGTTTGTTAAAGCAGTTGAAACTATGTATCAGTGCAAGGGAAGAATAGTTTTAACCGGAATGGGAAAGTCCGGATTAATTGCAAGAAAGATAGTTGCAACACTTAACTCAACAGGTACTGCTTCAATTTATCTTCATCCTACTGATGCACTTCACGGTGATCTGGGAATGGTACGAGGTGAGGATGTAGTGATTCTTATTTCAAAAAGCGGTGAAAGTGAAGAGATAATTAATTTAATACCTATGTTCAAGAGATTAGGTGTTAAGCTTATAGCGATGTGTGGAAACAGAAATTCAAAACTTGCCAGAGAGTGCGATATCTTCATAAACATTGCGGTAAAAGAAGAAGCTTGCCCTTATGATTTGGCTCCGACTGCATCAACAACTGCTACACTTGCTATGGGCGATGCACTATCAGTTGCGCTTTTACATAAAAGGAATTTTACACAGGAAGATTTCGCAATGCTGCATCCTGGTGGAAGTCTTGGTAAACGTTTATCACTCAAGATTAAAGAAATAATGGTTACTGGTGAAAGAGTGCCTAAAGTGAACGAGAATACCTCTCTGAAAGATGTTATAATTGAAATTACTTCTAAACGGCTGGGAACAACGAGCGTTGTAAATGAAAACGGAATTTTAACCGGCATTATCACTGACGGGGATTTAAGACGATTATTGGAAAAAACGATGGACATTAAAGATTTAAAAGCCATTGATGTAATGACAAGAAATCCCAAAGTAATCAAACAGGATTATCTTGCTTCATTTGCTTTACAACAAATGGAGAATTATAAAATTACCAGTTTGATTGTAATTGACGATTCAAATAAACCAATCGGAATAGTTCATCTTCACGATTTGATTAACCTCGGTTTGCAAGCAAGATGA
- a CDS encoding right-handed parallel beta-helix repeat-containing protein has protein sequence MKHFFFLTFIILTNYGCVERQNFDDSGGVPPISGLFTDIGGRISGKLTRADSPYLIKEDLTIEPSDTLIIEPDAELYFDDGKKMIVQGTLIAVGTRYRPILFTAYNRDWEGIKFLYSNHNSVIQFCIIEKIVFEKQDGTGYSAISFIGSSAEFKNNFITENKSKIGGAIGLRSSVISIHNNIFTKNSAQFQGGTIHSVNSNLTIINCVFYKNTSSLEGAGIFVDNHLRTEIQNNIFFKNNSPTGKHNFYFVPGDSSNLIEQYNFFGDEDNDPMFLFEDDFRLYYMSPCKDAGNPEPEFNDIDGSRNDQGAYGGPYGGW, from the coding sequence ATGAAACATTTTTTCTTTTTGACTTTTATCATATTAACAAATTATGGATGTGTAGAAAGACAAAATTTTGATGATAGCGGTGGAGTTCCTCCAATCTCAGGTTTATTTACAGATATTGGTGGAAGAATTTCAGGAAAACTAACGAGAGCAGATTCTCCGTATCTAATCAAAGAAGATTTAACTATAGAACCGTCTGATACATTGATTATCGAACCTGATGCAGAGCTTTACTTTGATGATGGTAAAAAAATGATTGTGCAAGGAACTTTAATTGCTGTTGGAACAAGATATCGTCCAATTCTTTTTACTGCCTATAACAGAGACTGGGAAGGAATAAAATTTCTTTACTCCAATCACAATTCAGTAATTCAGTTTTGTATAATTGAAAAAATAGTTTTTGAAAAACAAGATGGAACCGGCTATTCCGCAATTTCATTTATTGGTTCTTCTGCAGAGTTCAAAAACAATTTTATTACTGAAAATAAATCCAAAATCGGCGGTGCAATAGGATTACGAAGCTCAGTGATTAGCATTCATAACAATATCTTCACAAAAAACTCAGCACAGTTTCAGGGTGGAACAATTCATTCAGTTAATTCAAATCTGACTATTATAAATTGCGTATTCTACAAAAACACAAGTTCATTAGAAGGCGCGGGAATTTTTGTTGACAATCATTTGCGGACTGAAATTCAAAACAATATTTTCTTTAAAAATAATTCTCCAACCGGAAAGCATAATTTCTACTTTGTACCAGGAGATTCCTCAAACCTGATTGAACAATATAACTTTTTCGGTGATGAAGATAATGACCCTATGTTTTTATTCGAAGATGATTTCAGACTTTATTATATGTCACCATGCAAAGATGCCGGAAATCCTGAACCTGAATTTAATGATATAGATGGTTCGCGCAATGATCAGGGAGCTTACGGCGGCCCTTATGGAGGATGGTGA